A genomic region of Dactylococcopsis salina PCC 8305 contains the following coding sequences:
- the larE gene encoding ATP-dependent sacrificial sulfur transferase LarE encodes MVMDKLTQLQTLFAEMEQALIAYSGGIDSTLVAKVAYDVLGEKALAVTAVSPSLLPEELDDAQTQAETIGIRHELVETQEMDNPNYTSNPVNRCYFCKSELHDTLKPLAIARGYPYVMDGVNADDLQDYRPGIQAAKERGARSPLAEVGISKADVREITKQLGLSWWDKPSQPCLSSRFPYGEEITVAKLQRVGRAEIYLRQQGWKKLRVRSAGDTARIELPPDKIKDFVIATDLAQLTAKFQGLGFMFVTLDLEGYQSGKLNRVLEKAETR; translated from the coding sequence ATGGTTATGGATAAACTGACTCAACTGCAAACTTTATTTGCAGAAATGGAACAAGCATTAATCGCTTATTCTGGCGGAATTGATAGCACTTTGGTGGCAAAAGTCGCTTATGATGTTTTAGGAGAAAAAGCATTAGCTGTCACGGCGGTTTCTCCCTCTCTCCTCCCCGAAGAATTAGACGACGCACAAACTCAAGCGGAAACCATTGGCATTCGCCATGAGTTGGTAGAAACCCAGGAAATGGATAATCCTAACTATACGTCTAATCCTGTCAATCGGTGTTATTTTTGTAAAAGTGAACTCCACGACACCTTAAAACCCCTTGCGATCGCCAGAGGGTATCCTTATGTGATGGATGGAGTCAATGCGGATGATTTACAAGATTATCGTCCTGGAATTCAAGCCGCAAAAGAAAGAGGCGCTCGATCGCCCTTAGCTGAGGTAGGAATTAGCAAAGCAGACGTGAGAGAAATTACTAAACAACTCGGATTATCCTGGTGGGATAAACCCTCACAACCCTGTTTAAGCTCTCGTTTTCCCTACGGTGAAGAGATTACAGTGGCGAAATTACAACGAGTGGGAAGAGCAGAAATTTATTTACGTCAACAAGGCTGGAAAAAATTGAGAGTTCGATCGGCGGGGGATACCGCGCGAATTGAACTCCCTCCCGACAAGATTAAGGATTTTGTCATCGCTACGGATTTAGCGCAGTTAACGGCGAAATTTCAAGGATTAGGATTTATGTTTGTCACCCTCGATCTTGAAGGCTATCAAAGCGGTAAACTCAACCGCGTGTTGGAGAAAGCGGAAACCAGATGA
- a CDS encoding pre-peptidase C-terminal domain-containing protein, translating to MATINGSENNDRLNGTPEDDLIVGGAGNDELSGGAGDDTFQFGEVRQFGLDVIAPSNLTEPGSDTIRFLEDITPEQTRLIRSPRNSDRLTIKVEDIVSGSVVELGRITINNQYSPLTNEVLPQVETLVFASDGSAVDLTQGLTITGNANSIEYLGTQGDDTLKGLAGDDTLRGFAGSDRLEGGENNDDLFGGEGNDTLIGGKGDDDLFGGKGNDTFLFDVSAGEFGTDRIVDDDDFRARLEPGTDEIRIQGEISEADLRFFRGENWNQLNIFVGEFGQISIDNQYSSLTEEPLPQVENLVLENAGKTIDLTAGLNFTGTEEGDSMSGTPSDDTLSGLAGSDTLSGLGGNDRLEGAEGSDTLRGGEGNDTLIGGLGDDDLFGGAGDDTFVFDVSAGGFGFDEIARSGSLEPGTDEILIQGEISESDLRFFREENSNQLNIFVGEFGQIRIENQYSSLTEEPLPQVENLVLENAETTIDLTGGLTFVGNENRNNMSGSPSDDTLSGLAGSETLSGLGGNDRLEGSEGSDALRGGKGNDTLIGGKGDDDLFGGEGDDTFVFDVSAGEFGLDEIARSGSLEPGTDEILIQGEISESDLRFFRGENSNQLNIFVGEFGQIEIENQYSSLTGEPFPQVEKLVLENAETTIDLTAGLNFTGTEEGESMSGSPSDDTLSGLAGSDTLSGLGGNDRLEGAEGSDTLRGGKGNDILIGAEGDDDLFGGEGDDTFEFAIGNFGGFGFNEISRDGALEAGNDTIRLLADVNPAETRFFRDGSSLKIFVERVVIGETVIFGQIKIENQYSNFTDQTLPQVETLVFEADDTNVDLTGGLTFTGDNNSNGIEGTANGDVLEGLLGNDELFGLAGDDVLIGGPGDDDLYGGSGSDIFSGTLGQLDGSQIFDLEEADQIRFEGASFTQDNLSRENFSESVRLTIDADNDGVIDTTIDLESEFADDDQLQVGTDEAGNTIIQLNRSQQPAPPQNLTLTGDESNNTLIGEGGNDIIVGGAGNDRLFGGAGDDRFEFAVGDTGFGSNVIADDNALEPGSDTIRFREDITPEQTHLIRSNNDLLIIVETVVSGSVIELGRITIENQYSPVTNEVLPQVETLLFASDVDATVDLTQGLTITGNATSGEIPGTLGNDSIEGLAGSDTLRGFAGNDRLEAGEGNDTLRGGQGNDTLIGGKGDDDLFGGEGNDTFLFDVSAGGFGFDEIARSGSLEPRTDEIRIQGEISEADLRFFRGENWNQLNIFVGEFGQIEIENQYSSLTGEPLPQVENLVLENAETTIDLTAGLNFTGTEEGDSMSGTPSDDTLSGLAGSDTLSGLGGNDRLEGAEGSDTLRGGEGNDTLIGGLGDDDLFGGAGDDTFVFDVSAGGFGFDEIARSGSLEPGTDEIRIQGDISEADLRFFRGENSNQLNIFVGEFGQIEIENQYSSLTGEPFPQVENLVLENAETTIDLTAGLNFTGTEDGNSMSGSPSDDTLSGLAGSDTLSGLGGNDRLEGAEGSDTLRGGEGNDTLFGGLGDDDLFGGAGDDTFVFDVSAGEFGFDEIARSGSLEPGTDEIIIQGEISENDLRFFRQENSNQLNILVGEFGQIRIENQYSSLTEEPLPQVENLVLENAETTIDLTAGLNFTGTEEGESMSGSPSDDTLSGLAGSDTLSGLGGNDRLEGAEGSDTLRGGEGNDTLIGAEGDDDLFGGEGDDTFEFAVGDAGGFGFDEIGRDGALEAGNDTIRLLADVNPAETRFFRDGSSLKIFVETLTGGETIPLGQINIYNQYSNLTNEPLPQVETLVFEADDTTIDLTDGLTFTGDDNGNNIEGTANGDRLEGLFGDDALFGFGGDDVLVGGPGSNDLRGGAGNDIFLGTLGQLDGDQIFDFEIGDQIRFQNTNFTQSSLSREDFENSVRLTIDADNDQVIDTTIDLEGQFTDTDRFEVQTDEEGNTNILLVDRSNATPAVENPVDDITLEQGDTPGAINLFDVFEDKEEEDAALTYRVANTNPSLVETNFNPETGELTLILSSGVGSSDLILEASDSRGFTGSERFTLTKAGSEQEPNDIISQATNIGASLADAGEFATSGFIGDNTALDNPRLDTDLYQVGLNSGESIQIDVDTNAEVPLDTIIRVFNTSGRELGFNDDRAVAGESSSDDPSLTFTAPNSGNFYIGISNAANDRYSPFFAESGLGGGVTGTYQLTVTQNQQPQPVQENAESPVNDTLDNATSLELGEAAIAQTGEIGDNPDFITVPGLDVDLYQVELAEAQTVSFSITRASVDALLRVFDSNGAEIAFNDDLGDQESFIEFEAPTAGTYYIGVSGFGNRNYDPNTAGSGNNPFADTGSYTLNVTPEMEQEVTEPGPGEVDDTLEKATIVESDSLTATRSIGDNPDLSEVGLDVDLYQVELDSTSRLRAAINTTNLDSEFDSLLRIFDEDGNEVAINDDAPSFASQTGEGTVRDSFLTFTPIVAGKYYVGVSGFGNESYNPNQAESGAVGGSTGDYELQLTVTEAVPEEAPTNDTTDTAINVELTNNQFSSDGFIGDNFSNGGDVDLYQVVLEAEETLTIDVDAAILGSELDGFLRIFNSAGEEITVDDDSGDFTDPQLSFTAPTNDTYTVGLSAFANRNYKPITGEDASGGTTGEYEISFTVETPIPAAEAPVQEIRPTANDNTGFTNSNNTITIDVLNNDTANDDQGFLEITDFPETTEKGGTVTLDDQSRIVYTPDPDFGGVDEFTYTIANESGGFDEGTVKVTVNRPPEGASVQVDLEVLPVPGLEAQLDNGLQIGDEFLVNVRFFDQLSDNNPTDAVVAGYADLLFDPAVLQVVEDNSDVDGEDGRLDGVVRNAEYNVFRKGTVDNPQGLVNEVGGTALVLSPDSLPNDNGIFSLHLKAVGGGNTAILASRAADENSSTVNIIGALADQRNQTNFGEIDLAAAVSDNNEVPSAFAPNFNLASPNNAVIEEDVTAIQGAIDAMEINVNFRDTDGNVLDNVEVGQEFEIVLSARDLRLNGGELGNKLGVFSAFADVLYDTLLIDVETADLTDPFRSPVINIEDAINDGEGIVNDLGGTNFDLTPVTETQEFAVLQATAKSAGELTIRTNTGDDPTAINTLFGVDGNLNSGTIYGENTLTITGEQPEANADLVVTGFDAVTDHVLGGETEVNVTVENQGEGSASGFQLEVLYYQADNPDELATETPTVLKTLALDELLAGESTEATENISLPLDILLEEALADDPSVFGEEETAFTSNNIDYLGVRIVDNLFSNENEEAFSNNGVTGTKGVDVDDIAYFPWDIANNQVDGLIQGGDDELNTDGEVTPTDATILFNNIGQTITDETTETSEGLDLTRLDLDLDGAISPVDAVRVANRIGYEINPTVFEDAV from the coding sequence ATGGCAACAATTAACGGGTCTGAAAACAACGATCGGCTAAACGGAACACCAGAAGACGACCTCATTGTTGGCGGGGCTGGCAATGATGAACTTTCTGGCGGTGCAGGAGATGATACATTTCAATTTGGGGAAGTTAGGCAGTTTGGATTAGATGTGATCGCTCCTTCTAATCTCACCGAACCAGGATCAGACACTATACGTTTTTTGGAAGATATCACCCCAGAACAAACTCGCTTAATCCGTTCCCCCAGAAACAGCGATCGATTAACGATTAAAGTAGAAGACATCGTTTCAGGGTCAGTGGTAGAACTAGGTCGAATCACCATTAACAATCAATACTCGCCCCTAACCAATGAAGTGTTACCGCAAGTAGAAACCCTTGTGTTTGCAAGCGATGGGAGCGCAGTTGACTTAACACAGGGATTAACCATTACAGGTAATGCTAATAGCATAGAATACTTAGGCACACAAGGAGATGACACCTTAAAAGGATTAGCTGGGGATGATACCTTAAGAGGATTTGCAGGCAGCGATCGCCTAGAAGGAGGAGAAAACAATGATGACCTCTTTGGTGGTGAAGGCAATGACACCTTAATTGGGGGTAAAGGAGATGATGACCTCTTTGGCGGTAAGGGCAATGATACCTTTCTCTTTGATGTCAGTGCTGGGGAATTTGGCACTGATCGCATTGTAGATGATGATGATTTCAGGGCCCGTTTAGAACCGGGAACCGATGAAATTCGGATTCAAGGCGAGATTAGTGAAGCCGATCTTCGTTTCTTCCGAGGAGAAAATTGGAATCAGTTAAATATCTTTGTGGGAGAGTTCGGACAAATAAGCATTGACAATCAGTATTCCTCCCTGACAGAAGAACCATTGCCTCAAGTGGAAAACCTAGTGTTAGAAAACGCTGGCAAAACGATTGATCTGACAGCAGGACTCAACTTTACAGGAACCGAAGAGGGCGACAGTATGTCAGGAACCCCCTCTGATGACACCTTAAGCGGGTTAGCTGGTTCTGATACTCTCTCGGGTTTAGGAGGAAACGATCGCCTAGAAGGCGCAGAAGGAAGCGACACCCTGAGAGGGGGTGAAGGTAATGACACCCTCATTGGCGGTCTAGGAGATGATGACCTCTTTGGCGGTGCAGGAGATGACACCTTTGTCTTTGATGTCAGTGCTGGGGGATTTGGCTTTGATGAAATTGCTCGGTCTGGCAGTTTAGAACCGGGAACCGATGAAATTCTCATTCAAGGCGAAATTAGTGAATCCGATCTTCGTTTCTTCCGAGAGGAGAATAGCAATCAGTTAAATATCTTTGTGGGAGAGTTCGGACAAATAAGAATTGAAAATCAGTATTCCTCCCTGACAGAAGAACCATTGCCTCAAGTCGAAAACTTGGTGTTAGAAAATGCAGAAACGACCATTGACCTGACCGGCGGACTAACCTTTGTTGGGAATGAAAATCGTAACAATATGTCAGGAAGTCCCTCTGATGATACCTTAAGTGGGTTAGCTGGTTCTGAGACTCTCTCGGGTTTAGGAGGAAATGATCGCCTAGAAGGCTCAGAAGGAAGCGACGCCCTGAGAGGAGGCAAAGGCAATGATACCTTAATTGGGGGTAAAGGAGATGATGACCTTTTTGGCGGTGAAGGAGATGACACATTTGTCTTTGATGTCAGTGCTGGGGAATTTGGCTTGGATGAAATTGCTCGGTCTGGCAGTTTAGAACCGGGAACCGATGAAATTCTCATTCAAGGCGAGATTAGTGAATCCGATCTTCGTTTCTTCCGAGGGGAGAATAGTAATCAGTTAAATATCTTTGTGGGAGAGTTCGGACAAATAGAAATCGAAAATCAGTATTCGTCACTGACAGGAGAGCCATTCCCTCAAGTGGAAAAATTGGTTTTGGAGAACGCAGAAACCACCATTGACCTGACAGCAGGACTCAACTTTACGGGAACCGAAGAGGGCGAAAGTATGTCAGGAAGCCCCTCTGATGACACCTTAAGTGGGTTAGCTGGTTCTGATACTCTCTCGGGTTTAGGAGGAAATGATCGCCTAGAAGGCGCAGAAGGCAGCGACACCCTGAGAGGGGGTAAAGGCAACGATATCCTGATTGGTGCAGAAGGAGATGATGATCTCTTTGGCGGTGAGGGAGATGATACCTTTGAGTTCGCCATTGGTAATTTTGGCGGTTTCGGGTTTAACGAAATTAGTCGTGATGGCGCTTTGGAAGCGGGCAACGATACCATTCGACTGTTAGCAGATGTGAATCCCGCAGAAACGCGATTTTTCCGTGATGGTAGCAGTTTAAAGATTTTTGTGGAACGTGTGGTTATTGGAGAAACTGTAATATTTGGTCAGATCAAAATTGAGAACCAATACTCAAATTTTACTGATCAAACTTTACCCCAAGTTGAAACCCTAGTGTTTGAAGCTGATGACACCAACGTTGATCTCACAGGCGGGTTAACTTTTACAGGGGATAATAATAGTAATGGTATCGAAGGAACCGCTAATGGAGACGTATTGGAAGGGTTATTGGGCAATGATGAACTCTTTGGTTTGGCTGGTGATGATGTTTTAATCGGCGGTCCTGGAGATGATGATCTTTATGGTGGATCAGGTAGCGATATCTTTTCAGGAACCCTAGGTCAATTAGATGGAAGCCAGATTTTTGACTTAGAAGAGGCCGATCAAATTCGATTTGAAGGGGCAAGTTTTACCCAAGACAATCTCTCCCGAGAAAACTTCTCAGAGTCAGTGCGCTTAACTATTGATGCAGACAACGATGGAGTTATTGATACCACCATTGATTTGGAAAGTGAGTTTGCAGATGATGATCAGTTGCAAGTGGGAACTGATGAAGCTGGAAACACGATTATTCAGCTTAATCGAAGTCAACAACCAGCCCCCCCACAAAATCTGACGCTTACTGGTGATGAAAGTAATAATACTCTGATTGGAGAAGGGGGAAATGATATTATTGTGGGCGGCGCTGGAAATGATCGACTCTTTGGCGGCGCAGGGGATGATCGCTTTGAATTTGCTGTGGGAGACACTGGCTTTGGATCAAATGTCATCGCTGATGACAATGCTTTAGAACCCGGTTCAGACACAATTCGTTTTCGAGAAGATATCACCCCAGAACAAACTCACCTAATTCGCAGCAATAATGACTTACTCATTATAGTAGAAACAGTCGTTTCAGGGTCAGTGATAGAACTGGGCCGGATTACTATTGAAAATCAATACTCCCCTGTAACCAATGAGGTGTTGCCACAAGTAGAAACTCTTTTGTTTGCAAGCGATGTTGATGCAACAGTTGATTTAACACAAGGATTGACTATTACAGGCAATGCCACTAGTGGGGAGATTCCTGGAACATTGGGAAATGATTCGATAGAAGGGCTAGCTGGGAGTGATACCTTAAGAGGATTTGCAGGAAACGATCGCTTAGAAGCTGGAGAAGGTAATGATACCTTAAGAGGCGGTCAAGGCAATGACACCTTAATTGGGGGTAAAGGAGATGATGACCTCTTTGGCGGTGAAGGCAATGACACCTTTCTCTTTGATGTCAGTGCTGGGGGATTTGGCTTTGATGAAATTGCTCGTTCTGGCAGTTTAGAACCGAGAACCGATGAAATTCGGATTCAAGGCGAGATTAGTGAAGCCGATCTTCGTTTCTTCCGAGGAGAAAATTGGAATCAGTTAAATATCTTTGTGGGAGAGTTCGGACAAATTGAAATCGAAAATCAGTATTCCTCCCTGACAGGAGAACCATTGCCTCAAGTCGAAAACCTGGTGTTAGAAAACGCAGAAACGACCATTGACCTGACAGCAGGACTCAACTTTACAGGAACTGAAGAGGGCGACAGTATGTCAGGAACCCCCTCTGATGACACCTTAAGTGGGTTAGCTGGTTCTGATACTCTTTCGGGTTTAGGAGGAAACGATCGCCTAGAAGGCGCAGAAGGAAGCGACACCCTGAGAGGGGGTGAAGGTAATGACACCCTCATTGGCGGTCTAGGAGATGATGACCTCTTTGGCGGTGCAGGAGATGACACCTTTGTCTTTGATGTCAGTGCTGGGGGATTTGGCTTTGATGAAATTGCTCGTTCTGGCAGTTTAGAACCTGGAACCGATGAAATTCGGATTCAAGGAGACATTAGTGAAGCCGATCTTCGTTTCTTCCGAGGGGAGAATAGCAATCAGTTAAATATCTTTGTGGGAGAGTTCGGACAAATTGAAATCGAAAATCAGTATTCGTCACTGACAGGAGAGCCATTCCCTCAAGTGGAAAACTTGGTTTTGGAGAACGCAGAAACCACCATTGACCTAACAGCAGGACTCAACTTTACGGGAACCGAAGATGGCAACAGTATGTCAGGAAGTCCCTCTGATGACACCTTAAGCGGATTAGCTGGTTCTGATACTCTTTCGGGTTTAGGAGGAAACGATCGCCTAGAAGGCGCAGAAGGAAGCGACACCCTGAGAGGGGGTGAAGGTAATGACACCCTCTTTGGTGGTCTAGGAGATGATGACCTCTTTGGCGGTGCAGGAGATGACACATTTGTCTTTGATGTCAGTGCTGGGGAATTTGGCTTTGATGAAATTGCTCGTTCTGGCAGTTTAGAACCGGGAACCGATGAAATTATCATTCAAGGGGAGATTAGTGAAAACGATCTTCGTTTCTTCCGACAGGAGAATAGTAATCAGTTAAATATCTTGGTGGGAGAGTTCGGACAAATAAGAATTGAAAATCAGTATTCCTCCCTGACAGAAGAACCATTGCCTCAAGTGGAAAACCTGGTGTTAGAAAACGCAGAAACGACCATTGACCTGACAGCAGGACTCAACTTTACAGGAACCGAAGAGGGCGAAAGTATGTCAGGAAGCCCCTCTGATGACACCTTAAGTGGGTTAGCTGGTTCTGATACTCTTTCGGGTTTAGGAGGAAATGACCGCCTAGAAGGCGCAGAAGGCAGCGACACCCTGAGAGGGGGGGAAGGCAACGATACCCTGATTGGTGCAGAAGGAGATGATGACCTCTTTGGCGGTGAGGGAGATGATACCTTTGAGTTCGCCGTTGGTGATGCTGGTGGTTTCGGCTTTGATGAAATTGGTCGTGATGGCGCGTTGGAAGCAGGGAACGATACCATTCGACTGTTAGCAGATGTGAATCCCGCAGAAACGCGATTTTTCCGTGATGGTAGCAGTTTAAAGATTTTTGTGGAAACCTTAACGGGGGGAGAAACTATTCCACTGGGTCAGATTAATATTTATAATCAATACTCGAATCTTACCAATGAGCCTTTACCCCAAGTAGAAACCTTAGTGTTTGAAGCTGATGACACAACTATTGACCTAACAGACGGATTAACCTTTACTGGGGATGATAATGGCAATAATATCGAAGGAACCGCTAATGGAGACAGATTAGAGGGATTATTTGGTGATGATGCTCTCTTTGGTTTCGGCGGTGATGATGTTTTAGTTGGCGGTCCGGGAAGTAATGATCTTCGCGGCGGCGCTGGTAACGACATCTTTTTAGGGACATTGGGTCAACTTGATGGCGATCAAATTTTTGATTTTGAAATTGGGGATCAAATCCGTTTTCAGAATACCAACTTTACCCAATCCAGCCTGTCCCGAGAAGACTTTGAGAATTCAGTGCGTTTAACCATTGATGCTGATAATGATCAAGTCATTGATACAACAATTGATTTAGAAGGTCAGTTTACAGACACGGATCGCTTTGAAGTGCAAACGGATGAAGAAGGCAATACCAATATCTTACTGGTCGATCGCAGCAATGCTACGCCCGCAGTAGAAAATCCAGTAGATGATATTACTCTCGAACAAGGCGACACCCCCGGTGCGATTAATCTGTTTGATGTCTTTGAAGACAAAGAAGAAGAAGACGCTGCTCTCACCTATCGGGTAGCAAACACTAACCCCAGCTTGGTAGAAACTAATTTTAATCCAGAAACTGGGGAATTAACCTTGATTCTCTCATCGGGAGTCGGTAGCAGTGACCTGATTCTGGAAGCAAGTGATAGTCGTGGGTTTACCGGAAGTGAACGTTTTACCCTCACCAAAGCAGGGTCGGAACAAGAACCGAATGACATCATTTCGCAAGCAACGAACATCGGTGCATCTCTAGCCGATGCTGGGGAATTTGCTACTTCTGGTTTCATTGGGGATAATACAGCACTCGATAATCCCAGACTCGATACTGATCTGTATCAAGTGGGTCTGAATTCTGGAGAGAGTATTCAAATTGATGTTGATACGAATGCGGAAGTCCCTCTAGATACAATTATTCGGGTATTTAACACCAGTGGTCGGGAATTAGGCTTTAACGACGATCGCGCAGTGGCAGGAGAATCATCTTCTGATGATCCTTCCCTGACATTTACAGCCCCAAACAGTGGAAACTTTTACATTGGAATTAGTAATGCAGCTAATGACCGATACAGTCCCTTCTTTGCTGAAAGTGGTCTTGGCGGTGGTGTTACAGGAACCTATCAGTTAACAGTTACTCAAAACCAACAACCGCAACCAGTACAGGAAAATGCAGAGTCTCCTGTTAATGATACGTTAGACAACGCAACCAGTCTGGAATTAGGGGAAGCCGCGATCGCGCAAACAGGAGAAATTGGAGATAATCCTGATTTTATCACCGTTCCTGGGTTAGATGTGGATTTATACCAAGTGGAACTAGCCGAAGCCCAAACCGTCTCCTTCTCGATTACTCGTGCTTCTGTGGATGCCCTACTGCGAGTATTTGATAGCAATGGTGCAGAAATCGCCTTTAACGATGACTTGGGCGACCAAGAATCCTTCATCGAATTTGAAGCCCCCACAGCAGGAACTTACTACATCGGAGTCAGTGGATTTGGTAACAGAAACTACGATCCCAATACGGCAGGAAGCGGTAACAATCCCTTTGCTGACACAGGAAGCTATACCCTGAATGTTACCCCAGAAATGGAACAAGAGGTCACTGAACCAGGTCCTGGGGAAGTGGACGATACCCTCGAAAAAGCTACCATTGTTGAGTCAGATTCTCTCACCGCCACTCGTTCAATTGGTGATAATCCCGACTTATCAGAAGTTGGTTTAGATGTGGATTTATACCAAGTAGAACTTGATTCTACTTCCCGATTACGTGCCGCCATTAACACCACTAACCTTGACTCTGAATTTGATTCTTTGCTTCGTATTTTTGATGAAGATGGAAATGAGGTGGCTATCAACGATGATGCGCCCTCATTCGCTTCCCAAACTGGGGAAGGAACGGTGAGAGATTCCTTCCTGACTTTTACTCCCATTGTTGCTGGTAAATACTATGTGGGAGTCAGTGGGTTCGGAAACGAAAGTTATAATCCTAATCAGGCTGAAAGTGGTGCTGTTGGTGGTAGCACGGGAGATTATGAGTTACAACTGACGGTGACAGAAGCTGTTCCCGAAGAAGCCCCCACCAATGACACCACAGACACCGCTATTAACGTGGAACTCACGAATAATCAATTTAGCAGTGATGGTTTTATTGGGGATAACTTTAGCAATGGTGGCGATGTTGATCTTTATCAAGTTGTATTAGAAGCCGAGGAAACCCTGACCATTGATGTGGATGCGGCGATTCTGGGTTCGGAATTAGACGGTTTTCTCCGAATTTTCAATAGCGCAGGAGAAGAAATTACTGTAGATGATGATTCTGGCGACTTTACTGATCCTCAATTAAGTTTCACAGCCCCCACAAATGATACTTATACCGTTGGGCTGAGTGCATTTGCGAATCGTAACTACAAACCGATTACAGGAGAAGATGCCAGTGGAGGAACAACAGGGGAATATGAAATTAGTTTTACCGTAGAAACGCCAATTCCGGCGGCAGAAGCACCAGTTCAGGAAATTCGTCCCACTGCGAATGATAATACTGGCTTTACAAACTCCAATAACACCATTACCATTGATGTTCTTAATAATGACACGGCAAATGATGATCAAGGATTTTTAGAAATTACTGACTTCCCAGAGACAACCGAAAAAGGAGGAACAGTTACCCTTGATGATCAATCTCGCATTGTTTACACTCCCGATCCAGATTTTGGGGGTGTGGATGAGTTCACTTACACGATCGCCAATGAAAGTGGCGGTTTTGATGAAGGAACGGTAAAAGTAACGGTAAACCGACCACCAGAAGGGGCAAGCGTACAGGTTGATTTGGAAGTTTTGCCAGTACCAGGTTTAGAAGCGCAATTGGATAACGGGCTACAAATCGGAGATGAGTTTCTAGTTAATGTTCGTTTCTTCGATCAATTGAGTGATAATAATCCGACTGATGCAGTGGTCGCTGGGTATGCTGATCTCCTTTTTGATCCTGCAGTTCTACAAGTGGTAGAAGATAACAGTGACGTTGACGGAGAGGATGGGCGACTTGATGGCGTTGTTCGTAATGCGGAGTATAACGTCTTCCGTAAAGGAACTGTGGATAATCCTCAAGGTTTAGTGAATGAGGTGGGAGGAACGGCGTTGGTGTTGTCCCCAGATAGTCTGCCTAATGATAATGGGATTTTTAGTTTACATCTCAAAGCAGTGGGTGGTGGCAATACTGCGATTTTGGCGAGTCGGGCTGCCGATGAGAATAGTTCCACAGTTAATATCATTGGCGCTTTAGCAGATCAACGGAATCAAACCAACTTTGGAGAAATTGATCTCGCAGCAGCGGTGTCAGATAATAATGAAGTTCCTAGTGCTTTTGCCCCGAATTTTAATTTGGCAAGTCCTAACAATGCTGTGATTGAAGAAGACGTGACCGCTATACAGGGGGCGATCGATGCTATGGAAATTAATGTCAATTTCCGAGACACAGATGGAAATGTCTTAGATAATGTGGAGGTAGGACAAGAGTTTGAAATTGTTCTTTCTGCCCGTGATTTGCGCTTAAATGGAGGAGAGTTAGGAAATAAATTAGGGGTGTTTAGTGCCTTTGCTGATGTGCTGTACGATACACTTCTGATCGATGTCGAAACGGCAGATTTAACTGATCCTTTCCGTTCACCAGTGATTAATATCGAGGATGCAATTAATGACGGAGAGGGAATAGTCAATGACTTAGGAGGGACTAATTTTGACCTCACTCCCGTCACCGAAACTCAAGAGTTTGCTGTGTTACAAGCGACAGCTAAAAGTGCTGGTGAATTAACCATTCGCACCAATACTGGTGATGATCCGACGGCGATTAATACCTTATTCGGGGTAGATGGTAACTTGAACAGTGGCACAATTTATGGAGAAAATACTCTCACGATTACAGGGGAACAGCCAGAAGCTAATGCTGATTTGGTGGTAACTGGGTTTGACGCGGTTACTGATCATGTTTTAGGCGGAGAAACTGAGGTCAACGTGACAGTGGAAAATCAAGGGGAGGGAAGTGCCTCTGGTTTCCAGTTAGAAGTCCTCTATTATCAAGCTGATAATCCTGATGAATTAGCTACTGAAACACCGACAGTTCTCAAAACCTTAGCGTTGGATGAGTTGCTTGCAGGAGAAAGCACAGAAGCAACAGAAAATATTTCCTTGCCATTGGACATTCTGTTAGAGGAAGCGTTAGCAGATGACCCCTCTGTTTTTGGAGAGGAAGAAACCGCTTTTACTTCTAATAATATTGATTATCTAGGGGTTCGGATTGTCGATAATCTGTTTAGCAATGAAAATGAGGAGGCGTTTAGCAATAATGGTGTAACAGGAACGAAAGGTGTTGATGTCGATGATATTGCTTATTTTCCTTGGGATATAGCAAATAATCAAGTTGATGGTTTGATTCAAGGGGGAGACGATGAACTCAATACTGATGGAGAAGTTACCCCAACCGACGCAACGATTCTCTTTAACAATATTGGTCAAACCATCACTGATGAAACGACAGAAACCAGCGAAGGTCTGGATTTAACTCGTTTAGATTTAGACTTGGATGGGGCGATTTCTCCTGTGGATGCGGTGCGTGTGGCAAATCGCATCGGCTATGAAATCAACCCGACAGTTTTCGAGGATGCTGTATAA